Proteins encoded within one genomic window of Raineyella fluvialis:
- the efeB gene encoding iron uptake transporter deferrochelatase/peroxidase subunit yields MEAGLMQVGRRGFLGLAGAGAAGAAVALGAQAGLGQRRTGAPAAGMYAFEGPHQAGIVTPAQDRMYFASFDVTTRSRERLVALLQDWTRAARELTAGREVGGGTLPYADPPADTGEAIGLPASGLTLTFGVGPSLFTGADGTDRFGLGGRRPAALETLPHFPKDHLDPSRSDGDLCVQACADDPQVAFHAIRNLTRLAFGTAALRWSQLGFGRTSSTSSSQETPRNLFGFKDGTANLKAEESGELDRHLWVAAGDDPRADWLAGGTYLVARRISMRIETWDRTSLREQEGIFGRDRAQGAPLSGGREFDRPDFTATSRDGAPLIATGSHVRLAHPSQNDGHRMLRRGYNYTDGDTSLGRMDAGLFFVAFVRDPARQYIPLQNTLARQDALTEYLQHTGSGLFACPPGVGPDGWIGEGLFA; encoded by the coding sequence ATGGAGGCCGGTCTGATGCAGGTCGGTCGCCGGGGCTTCCTCGGGCTCGCCGGGGCCGGTGCCGCCGGGGCAGCGGTCGCCCTGGGAGCTCAGGCCGGACTCGGCCAACGCCGCACGGGCGCTCCGGCCGCAGGGATGTACGCCTTCGAGGGGCCGCATCAGGCCGGCATCGTCACCCCGGCCCAGGACCGGATGTACTTCGCGTCCTTCGACGTCACCACCCGGTCCCGGGAGCGGCTCGTCGCCCTGCTCCAGGACTGGACCCGCGCGGCCCGGGAGCTGACGGCGGGACGCGAGGTGGGTGGCGGGACGCTGCCGTACGCCGACCCGCCGGCCGACACCGGCGAGGCGATCGGCCTGCCGGCCTCGGGTCTGACGCTGACCTTCGGTGTCGGCCCGTCGCTGTTCACCGGAGCGGACGGGACGGACCGGTTCGGGCTCGGCGGCCGCCGGCCGGCCGCACTGGAGACCCTGCCGCACTTCCCCAAGGACCACCTGGACCCTTCGCGCAGCGACGGGGACCTGTGTGTCCAGGCCTGCGCCGACGACCCCCAGGTGGCGTTCCACGCCATTCGCAACCTGACCCGACTCGCCTTCGGGACGGCGGCGCTGCGCTGGAGCCAGCTCGGCTTCGGCCGGACGTCCTCGACCAGCAGCTCACAGGAGACGCCGCGGAACCTCTTCGGGTTCAAGGACGGGACGGCGAACCTCAAGGCCGAGGAGAGCGGCGAACTCGACCGGCACCTCTGGGTGGCCGCCGGGGACGACCCGAGGGCCGATTGGCTGGCCGGCGGGACCTACCTGGTGGCCCGCCGGATCTCGATGCGGATCGAGACCTGGGACCGGACCAGTCTGCGTGAACAGGAGGGCATCTTCGGACGTGACCGGGCCCAAGGGGCTCCCCTGTCCGGTGGCCGGGAGTTCGACAGGCCCGACTTCACCGCCACCAGTCGTGACGGGGCTCCGCTGATCGCCACCGGCAGTCATGTCCGACTGGCCCACCCGTCCCAGAACGACGGGCACCGGATGCTGCGCAGGGGCTACAACTACACCGACGGCGACACGTCGCTGGGCCGCATGGACGCCGGTCTGTTCTTCGTCGCCTTCGTCCGCGACCCGGCCCGTCAGTACATCCCGCTGCAGAACACATTGGCCCGGCAGGACGCCCTCACCGAGTACCTGCAGCACACCGGGTCGGGGCTGTTCGCCTGCCCGCCCGGCGTCGGCCCCGACGGCTGGATCGGCGAGGGACTGTTCGCCTGA
- a CDS encoding DNA gyrase/topoisomerase IV subunit B: MPSSVPLSESHSAEPRAYDARSLMVLEGLEAVRKRPAMYIGSTDTKGLMHCLWEIIDNAVDEALAGFGDAIEVLLGANGAITVTDHARGIPVDTEPRTGLSGVEVVLTKLHAGGKFGSGSYGASGGLHGVGASVVNALSSRLDVEVARNGSRWTMSFRHGTPGSFAGEGPDAAFTPGGGLVKAGRAPKGATGTRIRYWPDHNIFLKDAKLSLPDLYARARQTSFLVPGLRIEVTDARGDAPQVEVFHHEGGISEFCDFLAQDPPLTDVIRLQGHDTFEETVPVLDDRGHMTPTDVTRDLGVDIALRWGTGYDTITKSFVNIIATPSGGTHVQGYDRGLVRAVGRALEGTRLLKSGEEVAKDDVLEGLTTVVTVRLAEPQFEGQTKEVLGTPAVSRIVARVVEAELGKYFSSTRRDDKQQARTVLEKIVAASRTRVQARIHKEAQRRKNALESSTLPAKLKDCRSNDVDRCELFIVEGDSALGTAQRARNAEYQALLPIRGKILNVQKASITDMLKNAECASIIQVVGAGSGRTFDIDASRYGKVIFMADADSDGAHIRTLLATLFFRYMRPMIEQGHVYSAVPPLHRFELTNPKKGQEKYLYTYSDAEYERKRAELTKKGIRFKEPQRYKGLGEMDADQLMETTMDPRRRTLRRLTLDDAEGAEQVFEMLMGSEVAPRKEFIVDGAYRLDQEHIDV; the protein is encoded by the coding sequence GTGCCGAGCTCCGTCCCCCTCTCCGAATCCCATTCCGCGGAACCCCGCGCGTACGACGCTCGCAGCCTGATGGTGCTGGAGGGGCTGGAGGCGGTGCGCAAGCGTCCTGCCATGTACATCGGGTCGACCGACACCAAGGGCCTGATGCACTGCCTGTGGGAGATCATCGACAATGCGGTGGACGAGGCGCTGGCGGGCTTCGGTGACGCCATCGAGGTGCTGCTGGGGGCAAACGGCGCGATCACGGTGACCGACCACGCCCGAGGGATCCCGGTCGACACCGAACCGCGCACCGGCCTCAGCGGTGTCGAGGTGGTGCTGACCAAACTGCATGCGGGCGGCAAGTTCGGCTCCGGATCGTACGGTGCCTCGGGCGGCCTGCACGGCGTGGGCGCGTCGGTGGTGAACGCCCTGTCCAGCCGGCTGGACGTGGAGGTGGCGCGCAACGGCTCCCGGTGGACGATGTCCTTCCGGCACGGCACGCCCGGCAGCTTCGCGGGGGAGGGCCCCGACGCCGCGTTCACCCCGGGGGGTGGGCTGGTCAAGGCGGGCCGGGCTCCCAAGGGGGCGACCGGTACGCGGATCCGCTACTGGCCCGACCACAACATCTTCCTCAAGGACGCCAAGCTCTCGTTGCCCGACCTGTATGCCCGGGCACGGCAGACCAGCTTCCTGGTGCCGGGGCTGCGGATCGAGGTGACCGACGCGCGCGGGGACGCGCCGCAGGTCGAGGTCTTCCATCACGAGGGGGGTATCTCGGAGTTCTGCGATTTCCTGGCCCAGGACCCGCCCCTCACCGATGTCATCCGCCTGCAGGGCCACGACACGTTCGAGGAGACGGTGCCGGTCCTCGACGACCGCGGCCACATGACCCCGACCGACGTCACGCGCGACCTGGGGGTGGACATCGCGCTGCGCTGGGGGACCGGCTACGACACCATCACCAAGTCGTTCGTGAACATCATCGCGACACCGTCGGGCGGCACCCACGTCCAAGGCTACGACCGTGGTCTGGTGCGGGCGGTCGGCCGCGCCCTCGAGGGCACCAGGCTGCTGAAGAGCGGCGAGGAGGTCGCCAAGGACGACGTCCTGGAGGGGCTCACCACCGTGGTCACGGTGCGCCTGGCCGAACCGCAGTTCGAGGGCCAGACCAAGGAGGTGCTCGGCACGCCCGCCGTGTCCCGGATCGTGGCCCGAGTGGTGGAGGCCGAGCTGGGGAAGTACTTCTCTTCCACCCGCCGTGACGACAAGCAGCAGGCACGTACGGTGCTGGAGAAGATCGTCGCCGCCTCGCGGACCCGGGTACAGGCCAGGATCCACAAGGAGGCTCAGCGCCGCAAGAACGCGCTGGAGTCCTCGACCCTGCCGGCGAAGCTCAAGGACTGCCGCAGCAACGACGTCGACCGGTGCGAGTTGTTCATCGTGGAGGGCGACTCCGCGCTCGGCACCGCCCAGCGGGCCAGGAACGCCGAGTACCAGGCCCTGCTGCCGATCCGCGGCAAGATCCTCAACGTGCAGAAGGCGTCGATCACCGACATGCTGAAGAACGCCGAGTGCGCCTCGATCATCCAGGTGGTCGGGGCCGGATCGGGACGTACGTTCGACATCGACGCCAGCCGCTACGGCAAGGTCATCTTCATGGCGGACGCCGACTCCGACGGCGCCCACATCCGGACGCTGCTGGCGACGCTGTTCTTCCGCTACATGCGACCGATGATCGAGCAGGGTCACGTCTACAGCGCCGTGCCGCCGCTGCACCGGTTCGAACTCACCAATCCGAAGAAGGGCCAGGAGAAGTACCTCTACACCTATTCCGACGCCGAGTACGAGCGCAAGCGCGCGGAGCTGACGAAGAAGGGCATCCGGTTCAAGGAGCCGCAGCGGTACAAGGGCCTGGGTGAGATGGACGCCGACCAGTTGATGGAGACCACGATGGATCCTCGGCGTCGTACGCTGCGCCGGCTCACCCTCGACGATGCCGAGGGGGCCGAGCAGGTCTTCGAGATGCTGATGGGCAGTGAGGTCGCACCCCGCAAGGAGTTCATCGTGGATGGCGCCTACCGGCTCGACCAGGAGCACATCGACGTCTGA
- a CDS encoding DUF7455 domain-containing protein has translation MSTTTTTVQDPALTAADRCDRCGSKAYLRVTLASGGELLFCAHHAKEHAEALAKVAARIQDETHLLS, from the coding sequence ATGAGCACGACGACCACCACGGTCCAGGATCCCGCACTGACCGCTGCCGACCGCTGCGACCGCTGCGGCTCGAAGGCCTATCTCCGGGTAACCCTCGCCAGCGGCGGGGAGCTTCTCTTCTGCGCCCACCACGCCAAGGAACACGCGGAGGCGTTGGCCAAGGTTGCGGCCCGGATCCAGGACGAGACGCACCTGCTGTCCTGA
- a CDS encoding RNA polymerase sigma factor: MDRSGSARPCSPRHQAERLSVSSAAEENSSEPTVGGSQGPARKAAAHRTTAKTANGTGTTRKTAAAGAAAPVKKAAAKKTTAKKTTARKTAARKTVDTTVEATRVGDELEITIGGGEKGRHLDEVDDKEFKVEEAEVDEKQINEEEGFSLAESDDSDEPEIQVTVAGATADPVKDYLKQIGKVALLNAAQEVELAKRIEAGLFAEEKLGEDNGKLSPNDLGDYEWIANDGHNAKNHLLEANLRLVVSLAKRYTGRGMLFLDLIQEGNLGLIRAVEKFDYTKGYKFSTYATWWIKQAITRAMADQARTIRIPVHMVEVINKLARVQRQMLQDLGREPTPDELAKELDMTPEKVIEVQKYGREPISLHTPLGEDGDSEFGDLIEDSEAVVPADAVSFTLLQEQLHDVLDTLSEREAGVVSMRFGLTDGQPKTLDEIGKVYGVTRERIRQIESKTMSKLRHPSRSQVLRDYLD; encoded by the coding sequence ATCGACCGGTCTGGTTCTGCGCGCCCGTGTTCTCCGAGACACCAAGCAGAGAGGTTGTCTGTGTCATCAGCTGCTGAGGAAAACTCCTCCGAACCGACGGTGGGGGGTTCGCAGGGTCCCGCTCGCAAGGCGGCGGCTCACCGGACCACCGCGAAGACGGCCAACGGGACCGGCACCACGCGGAAGACCGCCGCTGCCGGCGCGGCCGCGCCGGTCAAGAAGGCTGCAGCCAAGAAGACCACCGCGAAGAAGACGACGGCCCGCAAGACCGCCGCCCGGAAGACGGTCGACACCACGGTCGAGGCGACCCGAGTGGGTGACGAGCTCGAGATCACCATCGGTGGCGGCGAGAAGGGCCGGCACCTCGATGAGGTCGATGACAAGGAATTCAAGGTCGAAGAGGCCGAGGTCGACGAGAAGCAGATCAACGAGGAGGAGGGCTTCAGCCTGGCCGAGTCCGACGACTCGGACGAGCCCGAGATCCAGGTGACCGTCGCCGGTGCGACGGCGGACCCGGTGAAGGACTACCTCAAGCAGATCGGCAAGGTCGCCCTGCTGAACGCTGCCCAGGAGGTCGAGCTCGCCAAGCGGATCGAGGCCGGCCTCTTCGCCGAGGAGAAGCTCGGTGAGGACAACGGGAAGCTCTCGCCCAACGACCTGGGCGACTACGAGTGGATCGCCAACGACGGCCACAACGCCAAGAACCACCTGCTCGAGGCGAATCTCCGTCTGGTGGTGTCGCTGGCCAAGCGCTACACCGGCCGCGGCATGCTGTTCCTGGACCTGATCCAGGAGGGCAACCTCGGTCTCATCCGTGCGGTCGAGAAGTTCGACTACACCAAGGGCTACAAGTTCTCCACGTACGCCACGTGGTGGATCAAGCAGGCCATCACTCGCGCGATGGCCGACCAGGCCCGGACGATCCGTATCCCCGTCCACATGGTCGAGGTGATCAACAAGCTCGCCCGTGTCCAGCGGCAGATGCTGCAGGACCTCGGTCGCGAACCCACGCCGGACGAGCTCGCCAAGGAGCTCGACATGACCCCTGAGAAGGTCATCGAGGTGCAGAAGTACGGGCGTGAGCCCATCTCGCTGCACACCCCCCTCGGTGAGGACGGCGACTCGGAGTTCGGCGACCTGATCGAGGACTCCGAGGCGGTCGTCCCGGCGGACGCGGTCAGCTTCACGCTGTTGCAGGAGCAGTTGCACGACGTGCTCGACACGTTGTCCGAGCGTGAGGCGGGCGTGGTGTCGATGCGCTTCGGCCTGACCGACGGTCAGCCGAAGACGCTGGACGAGATCGGCAAGGTGTACGGCGTGACCCGCGAGCGGATCCGCCAGATCGAGTCGAAGACCATGTCGAAGCTGCGTCACCCGTCCCGCTCCCAGGTGCTGCGGGATTACCTCGACTGA
- a CDS encoding universal stress protein gives MRARHDGTVLHVVSRDPVPDGVRELLDGLTWEWEQCGPGDDFADAMLRAACPALPGDGCGAPAIVIGLRRRTAEGRLNLGHTAERVLLEAPCPVVTVKCS, from the coding sequence ATGCGAGCCCGCCATGACGGGACCGTCCTGCATGTGGTGAGCCGTGATCCCGTCCCGGACGGGGTCCGAGAGCTGTTGGACGGACTGACCTGGGAATGGGAGCAGTGCGGGCCCGGGGACGACTTCGCCGACGCCATGCTCCGGGCCGCCTGTCCGGCCCTGCCCGGGGACGGCTGCGGTGCACCGGCCATCGTCATCGGGCTGCGCCGCCGGACGGCTGAGGGCCGATTGAACCTGGGGCACACGGCCGAGCGCGTCCTGCTCGAGGCGCCCTGCCCGGTCGTCACGGTCAAGTGCAGCTGA
- a CDS encoding glutamate--cysteine ligase, which produces MGAEVEIRTFDRRDRSRYRRKVARDVAVLGRLLEEVEFVTEPKLAGLEVELNLVDDRMRPAMVNAQVLEAIDDDRFTTELGRFNIELNVEPRALGPHGLSSFEQDVAEILSHAQTRVDAADLTVRPSVVMIGTLPTLEPRHLDIANISGGGRYLLLNDQILESRQENILIDIRGAEHLSIETDSIMPEAACTSTQVHLQVSPDEFAAHWNAAQAIAGAQIVVGANSPFLFGRHLVAETRVPLFEQSTDTRSAELVAQGVRPRVWFGERWVDSIFDLFEENRRYFTALLPITGAEDPEAELEAGRVPRLTELNLHNGTIYRWNRPIFSAPDGRPHLRVENRVLPGGPTVVDTLANVAFFAGLVHALAHQDAPLWAKMSFRAAEDNFRAAVRDGIRAEQYWPGVGQVPGQELVVRTLLPLAAEGLADRGVAGEEIDRLLGIIERRCLRGRNGSSWQVAHVAAREADGLDRRAALRAMLASYVDLMRSNLPVHEWPLSSE; this is translated from the coding sequence ATGGGAGCCGAAGTCGAGATCCGCACCTTCGACCGTCGTGACCGGAGTCGGTACCGGCGCAAGGTGGCCAGGGACGTGGCCGTGCTGGGTCGTCTGCTCGAGGAGGTGGAGTTCGTCACCGAGCCCAAGCTGGCGGGACTGGAGGTGGAGCTCAATCTGGTCGACGACCGGATGCGGCCCGCGATGGTCAACGCCCAGGTCCTGGAGGCCATCGACGACGACCGTTTCACCACCGAACTCGGCCGGTTCAACATCGAGCTCAACGTCGAACCGCGGGCCCTGGGGCCGCACGGGCTGAGCTCGTTCGAACAGGACGTCGCCGAGATCCTCAGCCACGCGCAGACACGGGTCGATGCCGCCGACCTCACGGTGCGCCCGTCCGTGGTGATGATCGGGACCCTGCCCACTCTCGAACCGCGCCATCTGGACATCGCGAACATCTCCGGCGGCGGCCGCTACCTGCTGCTGAACGACCAGATCCTCGAGTCACGCCAGGAGAACATCCTGATCGACATCAGGGGTGCCGAGCATCTCAGCATCGAAACCGACTCGATCATGCCGGAGGCGGCCTGCACCTCCACCCAGGTGCACCTGCAGGTCAGCCCGGACGAGTTCGCCGCCCACTGGAACGCCGCCCAGGCCATCGCGGGAGCACAGATCGTCGTCGGGGCGAACTCGCCTTTCCTCTTCGGGCGCCACCTGGTCGCCGAGACCCGCGTGCCGTTGTTCGAGCAGAGCACCGACACCCGCAGCGCCGAGCTGGTCGCCCAGGGCGTACGGCCCCGGGTGTGGTTCGGCGAGCGCTGGGTGGACTCGATCTTCGACCTCTTCGAGGAGAACCGGCGCTACTTCACGGCCCTGCTGCCCATCACCGGCGCCGAGGATCCCGAGGCGGAGCTCGAGGCGGGGCGGGTGCCGCGGCTGACCGAGCTGAACCTGCACAACGGCACCATCTACCGCTGGAACCGGCCGATCTTCTCCGCGCCGGACGGCCGGCCGCACCTGCGGGTGGAGAACCGGGTGCTACCCGGCGGGCCCACGGTGGTCGATACCCTCGCGAACGTCGCGTTCTTCGCCGGACTGGTCCATGCGCTGGCCCACCAGGACGCTCCGTTGTGGGCCAAGATGTCGTTCCGCGCGGCCGAGGACAATTTCCGCGCGGCGGTGCGCGACGGCATCCGCGCTGAGCAGTACTGGCCGGGTGTCGGCCAGGTTCCGGGGCAGGAGTTGGTGGTGCGGACGCTGCTGCCGCTGGCCGCCGAGGGCCTCGCTGATCGCGGGGTGGCGGGGGAGGAGATCGATCGGCTGCTCGGCATCATCGAGCGCCGCTGCCTGCGCGGCCGCAACGGCTCCAGCTGGCAGGTGGCCCATGTCGCCGCCCGCGAAGCGGACGGGCTCGACCGCAGGGCGGCCCTGAGGGCTATGCTCGCCTCGTACGTGGATCTGATGAGGTCGAATCTCCCCGTCCACGAGTGGCCACTGTCGTCCGAATGA
- a CDS encoding S9 family peptidase gives MFDSADTRPSGAPRAARLPRERTHHGRTFLDPYEWLRDDDPAVTAYLRAENDWFDACTAEQEPLRRSIVADIAARTQQTDLSVPVRVVHQTADGPRTYWYYRRFVEGDSYPVQVRLRTESGPDELPPRPDDAPEGEEVLLDLNARAEGHDFYQVGLLEVSPDGSLLAWSEDTTGDERFTVRFRDLVTGEEVADTLEEAAWGGVWAGNAALVFTRCDAAWRPFEVVVHELGTAPEEDRVVLRETDERFWLSVDESRDHRWVVITSSSKDSSECSLLSAAAPYEAPHVVLPRTPGVEYDVEAGPDRLWIIHNATLGGERAVDFAMATAAFNATALSDWTPMIRPCPGVRLLGVDAYDTHVVVHLRHGGALDAYVVPTTALPEAGPADAGRPVESAPPADRIPGLSIAAALAGVGSGGRSDVTSQPMTVQAMSLPELAPRRVRAVLTSLVDPQTVVECDLDPTGELSGRPVHVLRRTPVLDHPEHGPFRAEDYVQSRLWATADDGTQVPMSVVHRREVPLDGSAPAVLYGYGAYEISIDPEFSISRLSLLDRGFVVALAHVRGGGELGRAWYDDGRLLNKRHTFTDFVACAHRLVEARYTSSSRLVAEGGSAGGLLMGAVANLAPDDFAGILAEVPFVDPLTSMLMPELPLTVTEWDEWGDPLTDPVVHDYMAGYSPYENVAHRHYPRILATSGLHDTRVSYVEPAKWVAALRHTAMNDDAEILLRVEMEAGHGGVSGRYEGWAERARELAWMITVAGA, from the coding sequence GTGTTCGACTCCGCCGATACCCGCCCCAGCGGCGCTCCCCGGGCCGCGCGTCTCCCCCGGGAACGTACGCACCACGGCCGTACGTTCCTCGACCCGTACGAATGGCTCCGGGACGACGATCCCGCGGTGACCGCCTACCTGCGGGCGGAGAACGACTGGTTCGACGCCTGCACGGCGGAGCAGGAGCCGTTGCGGCGCTCGATCGTCGCCGACATCGCGGCGCGGACCCAGCAGACCGACCTCAGTGTCCCGGTCCGCGTGGTGCACCAGACCGCGGACGGGCCGCGGACGTACTGGTACTACCGCAGGTTCGTCGAGGGTGACAGCTATCCCGTCCAGGTCCGGCTGCGGACCGAGAGCGGTCCCGACGAGCTCCCGCCACGTCCGGATGACGCGCCGGAGGGCGAAGAGGTCCTGCTTGACCTGAATGCACGCGCCGAGGGCCACGACTTCTACCAGGTCGGCCTTCTGGAGGTGTCTCCGGACGGGAGTCTGCTCGCCTGGTCGGAGGACACGACCGGTGATGAGCGCTTCACGGTGCGGTTCCGTGACCTCGTCACCGGGGAGGAGGTTGCCGACACGCTGGAGGAGGCCGCCTGGGGCGGGGTCTGGGCGGGCAACGCGGCGCTGGTCTTCACCCGCTGCGACGCGGCGTGGCGGCCCTTCGAGGTGGTCGTGCACGAGCTCGGGACCGCTCCCGAGGAGGACCGGGTCGTACTGAGGGAGACCGACGAGCGCTTCTGGCTGTCGGTCGACGAGTCGCGCGACCACCGCTGGGTCGTCATCACCTCCTCGAGCAAGGACAGCTCGGAGTGCTCCCTGCTCTCCGCCGCGGCACCGTACGAGGCGCCGCACGTCGTCCTGCCCCGCACCCCGGGGGTCGAGTACGACGTGGAAGCCGGGCCGGACCGGCTGTGGATCATCCACAACGCCACCCTGGGCGGGGAACGAGCCGTGGACTTCGCCATGGCCACCGCCGCCTTCAACGCCACCGCGTTGAGCGACTGGACGCCGATGATCCGGCCCTGCCCTGGCGTCCGCCTGCTCGGCGTGGATGCGTACGACACCCACGTGGTCGTCCATCTGCGCCACGGCGGCGCCCTCGACGCCTACGTGGTGCCCACCACCGCGCTGCCCGAGGCCGGGCCGGCCGACGCCGGGCGGCCCGTCGAGTCCGCGCCTCCTGCCGACCGGATCCCGGGTCTTTCGATCGCCGCAGCACTGGCCGGTGTCGGCTCCGGGGGGCGGTCCGACGTGACCTCGCAGCCGATGACGGTCCAGGCGATGTCCCTGCCCGAGCTGGCGCCACGCCGGGTCCGGGCAGTGCTCACCTCGCTGGTCGACCCCCAGACCGTGGTGGAGTGCGACCTGGACCCGACCGGCGAGCTGAGCGGGCGCCCGGTCCATGTCCTGCGGCGTACGCCCGTCCTGGACCACCCCGAGCACGGGCCCTTCCGCGCCGAGGACTATGTCCAGTCGCGACTGTGGGCCACGGCCGACGACGGCACCCAGGTGCCGATGTCGGTCGTGCACCGTCGCGAGGTCCCGCTGGACGGCAGCGCTCCCGCGGTCCTCTACGGCTACGGGGCCTACGAGATCAGCATCGACCCCGAGTTCAGCATCTCGCGCCTGTCACTGCTCGACCGTGGCTTCGTCGTCGCCCTGGCCCACGTCCGTGGCGGCGGTGAGCTGGGCCGCGCCTGGTACGACGACGGCCGCCTGCTGAACAAGCGCCACACCTTCACCGACTTCGTCGCCTGCGCCCACCGGCTGGTCGAGGCCCGCTACACGTCGTCCTCGCGCCTGGTCGCCGAGGGTGGCAGCGCCGGCGGTCTGCTGATGGGTGCCGTAGCGAACCTGGCCCCCGACGACTTCGCCGGGATCCTCGCCGAGGTCCCGTTCGTCGACCCGCTCACCTCGATGCTGATGCCCGAGCTCCCCCTGACCGTGACCGAGTGGGACGAGTGGGGCGACCCGCTGACCGACCCGGTCGTCCACGACTACATGGCCGGCTACTCGCCGTACGAGAACGTGGCCCACCGCCACTATCCCCGGATCCTCGCCACCAGTGGCCTGCACGACACCAGGGTGTCGTACGTGGAACCGGCGAAGTGGGTCGCGGCGCTGCGCCACACCGCGATGAATGACGACGCCGAGATCCTGCTGCGGGTGGAGATGGAGGCCGGTCACGGCGGGGTGTCGGGCCGCTACGAGGGCTGGGCCGAGCGCGCCCGCGAACTGGCCTGGATGATCACCGTCGCCGGCGCGTAG
- a CDS encoding acyl-CoA thioesterase, which yields MPKGIDELVDLMRLEEIEFGLYRGRNPRSGLQRVFGGQVLAQALAAAYFTVPTERRVHSLHAYFLRPGQYDAPLIYYVAMERDGRTFTTRSVTARQHGKQIFRLSASFKAPEEGLEHQDSLPPGIPGPDECPRLDGGPETERVYRRLGLPFLDVDEEWGVLDIRWVGEAKENSAHPSAQRFWYRTNGTIPDVGTDPVVNQRLHDCILAYLSDVSLLSTTLVTHGVSFSPELTAVSLDHSTWFHRPIRVDDWMLFEQVSPSASMAVGLALGRVFQDGELVSTQAQEGLIRRS from the coding sequence GTGCCCAAAGGCATTGATGAGCTCGTCGACCTGATGCGTCTGGAGGAGATCGAGTTCGGTCTGTACCGCGGGCGCAATCCCCGATCCGGCCTGCAAAGGGTCTTCGGTGGACAGGTGCTCGCCCAGGCACTGGCAGCGGCGTACTTCACCGTGCCGACGGAGCGGCGGGTGCATTCCCTGCACGCCTATTTCCTGCGTCCCGGGCAGTACGACGCCCCGCTGATCTACTACGTCGCGATGGAGAGGGACGGGCGGACATTCACGACGCGCTCCGTCACCGCCCGTCAGCACGGCAAGCAGATCTTCCGGTTGTCCGCGTCCTTCAAGGCCCCCGAGGAGGGCCTGGAACACCAGGACTCGCTGCCGCCCGGCATCCCCGGCCCGGACGAGTGCCCCCGGCTCGACGGCGGTCCCGAAACCGAGCGGGTCTACCGGCGGCTCGGCCTACCGTTCCTCGACGTCGACGAGGAGTGGGGCGTCCTGGACATCCGCTGGGTGGGCGAGGCCAAGGAGAACTCGGCCCATCCGTCCGCCCAGCGCTTCTGGTACCGCACCAACGGAACCATCCCCGACGTCGGCACCGACCCGGTGGTCAACCAGCGACTGCACGACTGCATCCTGGCCTATCTGTCGGACGTCTCGCTGCTGTCGACCACCCTGGTCACCCATGGGGTGAGCTTCAGCCCGGAGCTGACGGCCGTCTCGCTCGATCACTCCACGTGGTTCCACCGGCCCATCCGGGTCGATGACTGGATGCTCTTCGAACAGGTCTCGCCATCGGCGTCAATGGCCGTCGGACTCGCCCTGGGGCGCGTCTTCCAGGACGGGGAGCTGGTCTCGACCCAGGCCCAGGAAGGGCTCATCCGCAGATCCTGA